Proteins from one Drosophila gunungcola strain Sukarami chromosome 3R, Dgunungcola_SK_2, whole genome shotgun sequence genomic window:
- the LOC128252740 gene encoding protein no-on-transient A codes for MEGAVKINNSNNALPLPQRQQRGNLANKNLGKHTAPKQNAATDGNPVEKKARFGPPNTQNGGGVAGGGGGGGGGGGGRGGFAGNRNRGGGAGGNQNRQSFQGANNANQKQTNESPKPVAGNVPAKNNEPAAASPNQPNQNAGQGPGTQGNQGNQGGQGNQGGQGFRGRGQNQPNLNASQGSQGDQGGAANQGGQGNQGGPGNQGGQGFRGRGGGQNQPNQNANQGNQGDQGGSGNQGNQGGQGFRGRGGAQNQNANQGQGLNQGQGNPGGQGNQGGPGNQGGQGGQGNQGGQGFRGRGGAGHNQTIGGGGGGGGGGGGQQQRGNRGNRPGGQGGLNNTMMGGGGGQRGGGEDFFIAQRLRSLGGPTIELPPIEVPTETKFSGRNRLYVGNLTGDITDDELREMFKPYGEIGEIFSNLDKNFTFLKVDYHPNAEKAKRALDGSMRKGRQLRVRFAPNATILRVSNLTQFVSNELLYQSFEIFGPIERASIVVDDRGKHTGEGVVEFAKKSSASACLRLCNEKCFFLTSSLRPCLVEPMEVNDDNDGLPEKALNKKMPDFCQERSIGPRFADINSFEHEYGSRWKQLHGLFKSKQDALKRELKMEEDKLEAQMEYARYEQETELLRQELRKREVDNERKKIEWEMREKQAEEMRKRDEETMRRHTGEMQSHMIRQEEEMRSRQQENSLMRQAQQLNSLLDQQEGFGGGSNSGFDNFGPDSPFEVFRNNNTNNSTMVGNNAGLGGQDNLEAFEFAAGGNQRGNNVGGNSAPWGRRRF; via the coding sequence atggAAGGTGCAGTTAAGATTAATAATTCTAACAACGCCTTGCCGTTGCCCCAGCGCCAGCAGAGGGGTAATCTAGCTAATAAGAATCTCGGCAAGCATACAGCCCCCAAGCAAAACGCCGCCACTGATGGCAATCCTGTTGAAAAAAAGGCACGATTCGGGCCGCCGAACACCCAGAATGGCGGAGGAGTAgccggtggtggtggtggcggtggtggtggtggtggtggccgCGGAGGATTCGCCGGGAACCGCAACCgtggaggaggagctggcggCAACCAGAACCGGCAGAGTTTCCAGGGTGCCAATAATGCTAATCAGAAGCAGACTAACGAATCGCCGAAGCCGGTTGCGGGCAATGTGCCCGCAAAGAACAATGAACCCGCTGCTGCCAGCCCAAATCAGCCGAATCAGAATGCCGGCCAGGGTCCGGGCACTCAAGGCAATCAAGGAAACCAAGGAGGCCAGGGTAACCAAGGCGGACAGGGCTTCCGAGGACGTGGTCAGAACCAGCCGAACCTGAACGCTAGCCAGGGAAGTCAAGGAGACCAAGGTGGTGCCGCCAATCAGGGGGGACAAGGTAATCAAGGAGGTCCCGGCAATCAAGGTGGACAAGGCTTCAGAGGACGTGGTGGCGGTCAAAACCAGCCGAACCAGAATGCTAACCAAGGAAATCAGGGCGATCAAGGAGGCTCTGGCAATCAGGGAAACCAAGGAGGTCAGGGCTTCAGGGGACGTGGTGGTGCCCAGAACCAGAATGCTAACCAGGGACAAGGCCTGAACCAGGGCCAGGGAAATCCAGGTGGTCAGGGCAATCAAGGAGGTCCAGGAAACCAGGGTGGCCAAGGAGGCCAAGGCAATCAAGGTGGACAGGGCTTCAGAGGTCGCGGCGGCGCTGGCCACAACCAAACTATCGGcggcggtggaggaggaggaggaggtggtggtggtcaACAGCAGCGTGGCAACCGCGGAAACCGCCCTGGAGGACAAGGAGGACTGAACAACACCATGATGGGCGGCGGTGGAGGTCAACGCGGCGGCGGCGAAGACTTCTTTATTGCCCAACGCCTGCGCAGCCTGGGCGGACCCACCATTGAGCTGCCGCCCATTGAGGTGCCCACCGAGACCAAGTTCTCTGGCCGCAACCGCCTGTACGTGGGCAACCTGACCGGAGACATCACCGACGACGAGCTGCGCGAGATGTTCAAGCCGTACGGCGAAATCGGTGAGATCTTCTCGAACCTGGACAAGAACTTTACATTCCTTAAGGTCGACTACCATCCTAATGCCGAGAAGGCCAAGCGCGCCTTGGATGGCTCAATGCGCAAGGGACGTCAGTTGCGCGTCCGCTTTGCGCCCAACGCCACCATTCTGCGTGTGAGCAATCTAACCCAGTTCGTGTCCAACGAGCTACTGTACCAGTCCTTCGAAATCTTTGGACCCATCGAGCGCGCCAGCATCGTTGTGGACGACCGTGGCAAGCACACCGGCGAGGGAGTGGTGGAGTTCGCCAAGAAGTCCTCCGCCAGCGCCTGTCTGCGCCTGTGCAATGAGAAATGCTTTTTCCTGACTTCTTCACTGCGTCCGTGTTTGGTGGAGCCGATGGAGGTAAACGACGACAATGATGGCCTGCCGGAGAAGGCGTTGAACAAGAAGATGCCGGATTTCTGCCAGGAGCGAAGCATCGGACCGCGCTTTGCCGACATTAATTCGTTTGAGCACGAGTACGGATCGCGCTGGAAGCAGCTGCACGGCCTGTTCAAGAGCAAGCAGGACGCTCTCAAGCGTGAGCTGAAAATGGAGGAGGACAAGCTGGAGGCCCAGATGGAGTATGCCCGCTACGAGCAGGAAACCGAACTGCTGCGTCAGGAGTTGAGGAAGCGCGAGGTGGACAATGAGCGCAAGAAAATTGAGTGGGAGATGCGCGAGAAGCAGGCCGAGGAGATGCGAAAGCGCGACGAGGAGACCATGCGTCGTCACACGGGCGAGATGCAGAGCCACATGATCCGTCAGGAGGAGGAGATGCGCAGCCGTCAGCAGGAAAACTCGCTAATGAGGCAGGCACAGCAGCTCAATTCGCTGCTTGATCAGCAGGAGGGATTCGGAGGCGGCAGCAACTCTGGCTTTGACAACTTCGGGCCCGACTCGCCATTTGAAGTTTTTAGAAACAATAACACCAACAATTCCACAATGGTTGGAAACAATGCTGGACTTGGAGGACAGGATAACCTGGAGGCTTTCGAGTTCGCAGCTGGCGGAAATCAACGCGGCAACAACGTCGGCGGAAATAGTGCTCCATGGGGACGCCGGCGCTTTTAG
- the LOC128265599 gene encoding ADP-ribosylation factor-like protein 6-interacting protein 1, which yields MSASQVDQKRALNKLKHDLEPFRTAIVGAYGVLTWEKQYYAGVVFGAISVLYLVLWYLDLSLITLLSLLGLLGLILAYVFPTVSRLIFGSGNWDGDQEAKFEDVCGQLCTVKGSLVLSYEYLFKERKSTVFVIIISLGFLALAWIGAIFNNLLLMYLTTLLIAMWPGLQDKDVFKGITQKVSKIVNDKIQCGKRKLQ from the exons ATGTCAGCATCGCAGGTTGACCAG AAACGTGCCCTCAACAAGCTGAAGCACGATTTGGAGCCCTTCCGGACAGCCATCGTGGGAGCCTACGGCGTGCTCACCTGGGAGAAGCAGTACTACGCCGGCGTGGTGTTCGGGGCCATCAGCGTCCTGTACCTGGTGCTCTGGTACCTGGACCTCTCGCTGATCACCCTGCTCTCACTGCTGGGTCTGCTTGGCCTAATACTAGCCTACGTGTTCCCCACGGTATCGCGCCTGATCTTCGGGAGCGGCAACTGGGACGGCGACCAGGAGGCCAAGTTTGAGGACGTCTGCGGTCAGTTGTGCACCGTCAAGGGCAGCCTAGTGCTCTCGTATGAGTACCTCTTCAAGGAGCGAAAGTCCACAGTG ttTGTGATCATCATCAGTCTGGGATTCCTAGCTCTTGCCTGGATTGGGGCCATATTCAACAATCTTCTGCTGATGTACCTTACCACCCTGCTCATTGCCATGTGGCCGGGTCTGCAGGACAAAGACGTCTTCAAGGGCATCACCCAGAAGGTCTCGAAGATTGTCAACGATAAGATCCAATGCGGCAAGAGGAAGCTGCAGTAA